TAATCAGATCTCCTTGCTGTTTATATAAAACTGCTGCTCGATTAAAATTTTCACCAGCTTGAAACCTATCATTTAATACACAATATATTAATCCTTTATACCAGTAAGCATCTGCATATTCTTGATTAATGGTAGTAGTTTTATTCAAATCTACAAGAGCTAAAGTAAAATTATCCATTGAATAATATACAATTCCACGAGCGAAACATGACTCAAATAAATTAGGATTTATTTCTAATGCTCGATTAAAATCTTTAATTGCTGCTTCTTTTTGTTCTAAATTAAAGAGTATGCCACCTCTATTGTGATATGCTGCTGCCAAATTTGGATTGATTAAAATAGCTTGTGAAAAATCATCAATTGCTTTTTTGAACTGTCCAAAGTCTTTATAAATTAAGCCTCTATTATAATACCTATGCCTTACCCATAAGTGCTGAAACATAAGCAAAACCAGCTACTCTAGCTAAAAAAGTAGAAAAGAGATTAAATATGTTGCAATCATGGGCAAGCGAAGAACTTAAACATGCTACGCTACCAGACAAAAGATTGAATAAGAGATTAATCAAGATTGTCGAAAACTTGGCTCAACAACCTCATGCCAGTATTCCACAAGCAAGTGGGGATTGGGCAAATACAAAAGCCACTTATAATTTTGGGAAATCCGAACGAATAGAGGCTGGAGCGATAATTGAGGCACATCAGAAACAAGTAGCAAAGAGAGCCTCAAAAGAAGAAATCATCTTAGCAATACAAGATACGAGCGACTTTAACTTCACCCATCATCAGGCAAAAACTGAATCACAAGGATTTGGTCTGACCTGCGCTCAGAAATATGTCAGAGAATTGAAAGTTCATTCTCTAATGGTATCAACGACTCAAGGAGTACCGTTGGGAATTCTAGAGCAACAAATATGGACTAGAGCAGTTGAACAGAAAAAGAATCAGAAGACACAAAAAAGCATTTTCAACAAAGAAAGCAAACGATGGCTAACAAATCTAGTCAGTGCGGAATTAGCAATTCCATCAACCACGACAGTCGTAACAGTTACCGATAGAGAGGGAGATATCTATGATTTGTTTGCTCTTGATAGAGAACCAAATTCTGAATTATTGATTAGAGCCAAACATATGCGAAGCGGTATCCTTTAGGACAATCGAAGAGTCAATCGTGAACTCAAATTCATCAAACAAGCAATGAAACGAGTTCCTGATGCTGGTCAATTAAAAATTTTCGTTCCTCGTCAAGATGAGCAAAAATCTCGAACCGCTAATCTCACAATTCGTTATGCTAAGGGTATGACGGGTAATGAACTACTCACGGCTACTCCGCTTCGCTGCGTTGAGCCATGAGTTTCTGACGCTTCACCTGAGCTAGTTGCTGAAAACCTCCGCAGTATTTCACGTTGGGATTACCAGTAGAGCTAGACTCATCGGCAGTCTTAAACGAGGACAGTTCCTGCCCACGCGCCCAAGTTAAACATACTTGAGCCGAGTTTATGTCACGATCTTCGGTATGACCACACTCTTGATTGGAGCAAATGTGCATTCTATCGGACAACGTTTTCTTCGTTATCTTCCAACATACATTGCATCGTTGAGTCGGTTTTAACGAGCGAGTTGGAGCTTCCAGATATATAGCACCAGCGTCATTTGCCTTATATTTAATTGCCTGTTTTAGCATTCCAATTCCAACATCTAGCATCGAACGGTTAAGCCCTGTTTTTTGACGTTTACGTTTGCTACCCTTGAGGGCTTTGCGCGTCATATTTTTAATCTGGAGTTTTTCAGTGGCAATGAGGCTATTACAGCTAACTATGTCTACTGCCTGATGATGAACCCAATTTTGACGCTTGTTTGCTATCTTTCTTTTAAGCTTGGCTAGATGTGATTGAATTTTCTTCCATCGTCTAGATGCCTTGATTTTCCTTTTCTCTGGTTTTCTTTTCCTCCTTAACTGCTTAGATATTTTGTTGATTTGGGACTGGGCTTCTTTAAGAAACTTGGGAGGCTCAATTTGACTGCCATTACTATCAGCAATCGCAGTCTTGCAGCCAAAGTCCAATCCTATAGCACCATTGCCTGTTTTTCTCTCAGGAACACAGACAATAGTGATACTGGCATACCATTTGTTATTTCTGTACACAATGGTAACGGTAGTTGGCTTCCCCCAAGTCCTTGCCTGACCGCGCATTTGAATTTTGCACTTCAAGTCAGTTAACTCAAGATACCCGTTTTTGCCGTTGCTGTGTATCTTAAATCCCTGTCTTGGATCAGGATAAGTCCATCCAGAATAACGTCTGATTGACTTGAATTTAGGATACTTAGCTAATCCCTGAAAAAACCGTACAAAAGCAAAATCAACTCTTTTCAAAGTTGCTTGAAGAGATCCAGCGTTTAACTCTAGATATTCAGTCCAAGTTTGCTTAAATCCAGGCAGGGAGGCTTGCTGCTCAAAGTAGTCTACAGAATGACCAAGCTTTCTGTATTGAGTAATTCTGTTAGACACCGCACCGTTATAGACATATGCGTGCATACGTCGCCAGTCAAACAGCTTTTTAAGCTGACTGGTAGACGGATATAAGCGATAGGTAATACGGCGTGTTAACATATTTATTTACTTGACCTATATGTAGTATATCATGAAGCCACACAAAGGATCTCACTCTGTTTACTCAATTCACCTGCACTTAGTTTTGGTAACAAAATACAGAAAAAAGTCATTACCTCAGACATGATGCGCGTAATGTCCGAGGTATTCCAGAGAATCTGTAAAGCTAAAAAAAGCACGATGATTGAGTTCGACGGAGAGAGCGACCATTGCCACCTTTTGATCGATCTTCATCCAGATAACAATATTTCCCAGTTAGTTGCTAGCTTGAAAAGTGCATCTAGTCGCATACTACGTAAAGAGTTTGCAAATCAAATCAATCAGGTTTACTGGAAACCTGTGTTTTGGTCTGGTTCGTACTATATTTCTAGCAGTGGAGGCGTAACAATAGAGCGTTTAAGAAAGTATATCGATCAGCAATCGGCTATGCCGATTCGCCGTTCGTAGAACGTCGGAACGCTCCAGCGTTCAGTCCGAAATAACTAATCTACGAGGCATCGAGCGACGCGAAGCTGACGGACGCGCTAGCTAATCCGTGATAGACGAGCTTGCGAGCTAACCCTTTAGGGAATCCTTTAGGACTCTTGATTAGTAAGGCGGCTTTTGGGTAAGAATCTTCTTGCCCAAAACGCGCCGTGCGCTATCCCTCCCCACCCTATCTCCACTTCGTTGCGATTGAGGGTGGGGACACTCGCGAAGAAGTTGTAAGGTTTTCTATATTCCACACCTACTTTGGCTAATACAGATTTCCAAGCTCGATTTCTAAAATTGTGATCATCTATCGGATTGCCTTTACAGGATGTAAAAACAGGTTGGTCTAAATCCAAATTTTCAGATTTCATTGATAGCAAGAGAGATTGAAGTCCAGATGTCAGTGTGATAGTTCTGGCTATATTGGTTTTAGTTGACTTTCTAACTCCTCTACTCAAGCTTTCACCAATCCAGACTAACGACAAAACCCTCTCTGTGAGAAGGTTTTAATTAGATCGGAGCGACGGGATTTGAACCCATGACCCCCACTACCCCAAAGTGAAAAAATAGTTTTTGTATAGGTTGTATAAATAGGGTTTTAGCTATTGACAATAACCTTGTCTACCAATTTTCTACCAATTTTTGCTTTGTTAAAATATGTAAATTCAAGATTTCAGCAGAATATGAGTCTCTTGAATTTTGATATTTAAGACTTCTGCAACTACTGCTATACGCTGAAACCCAGCCGAACTATATTGATTAGCTTCATCTCTTTGAACTTGCTGTTCTTTAACTCCCATTTTCTCCGCTAGTTCTTTTTGGGTCATACCCAGAGCAATTCTGGCTCTAATTAGAAGCTATTGGTAATTCTTGAATTTGATGTAATCTTAATCGGTGTTTGTTGTTGCTTCAAAGCATCATATTCCTCAATTTCTTCTCTTAAGCTGTCGATCGCAATTTGCAAGCCCTTCTTACGTGATGAAAACTGTCGAGAGTGCAAAGTATCTTTAATTTGGAACAGTTCTGCTAATGCCTGTTCTAAGTCTTTGAGTTTATTTTGAGTTACTTTATACTGATGTTCGTTTTGAATCACTATTATCTTCATTTTATTTAAGTAAATCTCTAGGATCTAGAGCGATAATCCCTCTGAGATTACCATTTCTATAATTGGCGAAGCCTAGCCGTCCTAAAGGACGACGCGAAGCTAGTCCTAAAGGATAAGCTTCGCAAATGCGACACGAAGTTAGTCCTTTAGGGCTTTAGCATACCGCTTCGCATAAAGGCATCGCATTATTTTTCTATGTTGTTTGCTTTTTGCTGCGATCGCTTCAAAGTTTTAACTTACTCATCTTCAAAACCTTGAGATTTAAACTTTAAAGTTTTACAATTCTCGCTTATTGTGCGAATTGCATGATCTGGTATTCCCTCTGTTACTTCCGCTTCAATTTCTAATGTGACTTTGACTTTAGCACCGATTAAGCTAGTTAGGTGTTGCAATACCTCATCAGCAATTTGTTGAGAATGACCAATCAGACGCAGTGAGTCTAAGTCTACAGAGCCATAAAAACGACGCTTCTGTGTTAGTTGAGGTTGAGGTTGAGGAGGTGTAACTTCTTCTTCGTCTTCATCATCTCCACTTTCATCAGGATCGGGATTAATTATTGGCGGTGGTAGTGGAGGAATAACTTCTTTTTCTATTTGTTGCTGTGCTATATCGGGTTTAACCAATAAAGAGGAAGCACTTATGATAGGTGTAATTCTCTGACCGAATTCTAAACCCAAGTATTTCTGCTTAGTTTCGTCGAAACCAGTAGCATAAGCAAAGTTTTCGTTCCACAATAAATTACCAACTCCGTCAGCGATCGCATCTAATAAAACCTGTTGGTTTTTGAGACGTGGTAAGTAAAGGTAATTAGTAAGATATTTCCAAAGAGTTTTAAGATCGATGTGGTTAGAATTTTTCCACACATAATCATTGAGAATTTCCAGAGTTAGACGAGCAGCAGCATAAGTAATAATCAGATGTTCTTCATTAACTAATTTGCGACTAGCTTGAAGGACAGGAGAATCTTTTCCTTGAAGTCTGTATTCTTCCCATTCAATATCTCCTGTAGGTTCTGGTTGTTCTGGAATGAGTAGCCATTGATAAGAATCTTGTAATAGCATTTTTACCGTGTTGTCAGCATCTTTTAATTTGGCTGAGGCTTGTTTATTTTGAAAAGTATTGAGATTAAGAACCTCTTTATCAACAACAATTGAATCCCATGCTAAGAATTCATTAATTCTTTGAAATAAGTTCTCTTGTTTACTTTGGTCGCAAGCGAGGAAAACAAGTAAATTTTTACAATAGCGAGGTGCAGAACCTTTAGTATCTAGTATCTGTTTGGCTTCTATTAGAGCGTTACTATTATCGGCTTTGCTACTGTGGGTCAAGTTGGGATGAAGTAACACCAGTCTTACTCCCATTGTTGATTCATCGGGAACATCAGATGATGAGCTTGGTGCGATATGAACTCCAGCAAAATCACCTGTTTCTTGATCTTGTTTGAGTCTTCTGATTATTTCATCCCAGGTTTGGTCTTCTCTATACTGAGTAGCGCGATCAATAGCAGTGCGGGTAACATTAGGCTGAGTATCAATCCAATAGCGATCGCTACTATCAACATAAAGATAGGTTGCTTGGTTGGTGAGTCGGCGTAGAGCATCACCAAAAGTAGTAACATTTTCGCCTGGTTGGGTACAACCTAATTTAATTCGACGAATATCCAGCCCTTTGTTAGCAGCCTTCTGCAATGGTGCTGAACCCATATAGATAGTTCTAGTTACTCGACGACAAGCAGAATAACGTCCTAAATTAGAATGTTGACGGTCAAGATCGACGGGAAGAGAGTTAGTACCATCGACATCTTTATCAATGATAGGCAACCAGTTATCATCCAAATAGCGAGTTAATTCCGACTGTACCTGAGAATCTCCCATTGGTACGTTAGCAGGAAGAATCATCAGATTTTTGTCGTTTTCTTGCCACAGATAGCTAATAACCTTTGCCATCAAGCGCAAGACTCCACGAGTGCGCTGAAACTTATCTAAACTCGACCAATCTTCGTATAAACGTTCAAATAGTTCGGGGTGAATCGGATAAGCATCTGTAATTCTTCTTTCATAATCTTTTTCGCGACATTCTGCGGGGAATTCGGTTTGTTGGTCGCGATACATCTGACTAAATGCTCGCACTACAGTATCGCGAGCAGTAAATAAATTGGGATCGGGAATTTCTTTAAACAGACGACGACGAACGATATGAAAGCTTTCCTCTGCGGTAGCAGGTCGCCAAGGAGATTCGACCCGACCGATCGCATTTTTCAGACGTTCTAAAGCTTGTTTACCTCTGTCTCCACCAATCTCAATATCCGACGCGGGAATACTCACTACTAGTAAAGTGTTGTCGGCATTTTTAGCTGATTCACTAAGGGTTTGAGCAAAGGTAAAGTGAGTATCAAAGTCTCCCCCAGGTAGGTCTTTTTCGTAGTGTAGTTGACGAGCATAAGCCACCCATTCATCGATCAGAATTAAGCAGGGTGAATAACGATTAAATAATTCTTTGAGCTTGTCCCCAGGATTGGTAGAGTTTTGATCTGCCTCTGCCAACATTGCATAGCCTTCTTTGCCTCCAAGCTGCCAAGCAATTTCTCCCCAAAGAGTTTTAACTACTGTACCGTCTTTTTTCAGTTCGGGAGTCCCAGGATCGATTTTATTGCCTACTAAAACAGCAGTTTTAACATCTTTAGGAGGATTATCGATTCCAGTTTCGGTGAAAATAGTTTCGCATCCAGGCAAGTCTTTGGCAGAAACACCAAAACACAAATGATAGAGAGCTAACATAGCGTGAGTTTTACCACCACCAAAGTTAGTTTGTAGTTCGATTACAGGGTCGCCCCCTTTGCCACTGAGACGAATTAAGGCATTGGTGAGTAGGTCTTTAAGACCTTCGGTAAGATAAGTGCGATGAAAAAACTCTTTGGGGTCGCGATATTCATCGGCACAGTTTTTGTCATCTAGGTATACTTGCCACAAATCGGCTGCGAATTCTGCTTGTTGAAAGCGTCCTGAAGCAACATCATCGTGGGGAGTGACAATTTCTCGCCAGGGTTTTAAACCACCTTGAGGATCGCTTTCAATAGCGATGTTAGTAGCTTTCCGTTTCTCATGGCGGGCTTGTTCTTCATAGTAAAGTCGCCATAATTCTTTTTTCTGCTTTTCTACAATATCGGCTTGGGGTGCGGAGATTGAAGAGAGTAAGCGGGCAGTGCTATCTAAAGCGCGGTGAGCATCATCAGTGGAGAAATTTTTGCCATGCGCCCAATCATTGCGAACTATTTTAAGCTCCCCAACTAAGTTTCTTTCTGCACTTCCCAGAGTCTTTTTAAAGACATCATGCCATTCACCAAAAATGACGTTAATAAGATCGGTTACATCGTTTTGCAGGCGTTCGGCAGTAGTCCGTTTAAGATTACGATCTTCATTTAAATGGCTGAGGGCATGATTTTCCCAATGTTCGTTGTAAACAGAGCGCATTTCTCTCTCTACAAAGGGATATAAACCTTCTTTAAGAAGATCTAATGCTCTGCCTACTCTTTCTTTATTGGTAATAGCCATGTGGGAAACCTTAACGGTGCTAGTGCTAGACCCTAGAGTTCCCAAATATTAAGTAAAAGTTTGATTAATTAATATTATTGTGTATTTTTATTTATTGTTTGCCTAAAGCCTCTTCAATACTAGCTCTTACTTCGGCGATCGCATTCTCGCTTTCCCAAGGACTTTTACTCTTGAATAGTTTTATTAGCTTAGGATCGCTTTGATAGTCGCTAGCAGCTAAATATTGATAATCAGCTTCGTTGAGAAAATATACTTTTTGATCACATTTTTTGTTGTTCTTCATATACCCTATTCTACTTAACCAAATGAATCCAGGTAATTGTATCTTTAACGCTATTAAATAATCTTTTGTCTGAAGTCTAAGTACAGGACAAAAGTTGAAAAAGTAGTCAGAAAAAGGGTTTCATGAAAAGTAACTACACTTCATTCATAAAAACCCTATGGATAATGTTAACCTGCTCCGCAATACTCTAAAGCCTCACTTAAAATGGCATGGAGCAAGACTGAGTTTCCTGGCACTGTTTCTCATTGCCTTGTTTAGAGTCAAAACGGTAAATCTGGTAGATTTATCAATTGGATTCAAGAGCAAAGCGAAGACAGAATCAAGCTACAAAAGACTGCAAAGATTTCTGAGAGAGTTTGACGTAGACTACTACAGCATGGCGAAATTAGTTATTGAAATGATGGAAATACCAGAACCCTGGGTTTTGAGTCTTGACCGAACCGAATGGCAGTTTGGAGAAAAAGTGTTTAACATTCTGACCCTGGGTATTGTTCATCAGGGGGTAGCTTTTCCTTTATTGTGGTGGATGCTTGACAAGAAGGGCAACTCGAACACGAGTGAGCGCATCGATTTGCTAAAGGAGTTTATCGAACTATTTTCTAAGTATCAAATTGATTACTTGAGTGCTGACCGCGAATTTTTAGGT
This sequence is a window from Pleurocapsa minor HA4230-MV1. Protein-coding genes within it:
- a CDS encoding tetratricopeptide repeat protein is translated as MFQHLWVRHRYYNRGLIYKDFGQFKKAIDDFSQAILINPNLAAAYHNRGGILFNLEQKEAAIKDFNRALEINPNLFESCFARGIVYYSMDNFTLALVDLNKTTTINQEYADAYWYKGLIYCVLNDRFQAGENFNRAAVLYKQQGDLIKYKQVQDEIKNFK
- a CDS encoding transposase, coding for MLTRRITYRLYPSTSQLKKLFDWRRMHAYVYNGAVSNRITQYRKLGHSVDYFEQQASLPGFKQTWTEYLELNAGSLQATLKRVDFAFVRFFQGLAKYPKFKSIRRYSGWTYPDPRQGFKIHSNGKNGYLELTDLKCKIQMRGQARTWGKPTTVTIVYRNNKWYASITIVCVPERKTGNGAIGLDFGCKTAIADSNGSQIEPPKFLKEAQSQINKISKQLRRKRKPEKRKIKASRRWKKIQSHLAKLKRKIANKRQNWVHHQAVDIVSCNSLIATEKLQIKNMTRKALKGSKRKRQKTGLNRSMLDVGIGMLKQAIKYKANDAGAIYLEAPTRSLKPTQRCNVCWKITKKTLSDRMHICSNQECGHTEDRDINSAQVCLTWARGQELSSFKTADESSSTGNPNVKYCGGFQQLAQVKRQKLMAQRSEAE
- a CDS encoding helix-turn-helix transcriptional regulator codes for the protein MTQKELAEKMGVKEQQVQRDEANQYSSAGFQRIAVVAEVLNIKIQETHILLKS
- a CDS encoding DUF499 domain-containing protein; this translates as MAITNKERVGRALDLLKEGLYPFVEREMRSVYNEHWENHALSHLNEDRNLKRTTAERLQNDVTDLINVIFGEWHDVFKKTLGSAERNLVGELKIVRNDWAHGKNFSTDDAHRALDSTARLLSSISAPQADIVEKQKKELWRLYYEEQARHEKRKATNIAIESDPQGGLKPWREIVTPHDDVASGRFQQAEFAADLWQVYLDDKNCADEYRDPKEFFHRTYLTEGLKDLLTNALIRLSGKGGDPVIELQTNFGGGKTHAMLALYHLCFGVSAKDLPGCETIFTETGIDNPPKDVKTAVLVGNKIDPGTPELKKDGTVVKTLWGEIAWQLGGKEGYAMLAEADQNSTNPGDKLKELFNRYSPCLILIDEWVAYARQLHYEKDLPGGDFDTHFTFAQTLSESAKNADNTLLVVSIPASDIEIGGDRGKQALERLKNAIGRVESPWRPATAEESFHIVRRRLFKEIPDPNLFTARDTVVRAFSQMYRDQQTEFPAECREKDYERRITDAYPIHPELFERLYEDWSSLDKFQRTRGVLRLMAKVISYLWQENDKNLMILPANVPMGDSQVQSELTRYLDDNWLPIIDKDVDGTNSLPVDLDRQHSNLGRYSACRRVTRTIYMGSAPLQKAANKGLDIRRIKLGCTQPGENVTTFGDALRRLTNQATYLYVDSSDRYWIDTQPNVTRTAIDRATQYREDQTWDEIIRRLKQDQETGDFAGVHIAPSSSSDVPDESTMGVRLVLLHPNLTHSSKADNSNALIEAKQILDTKGSAPRYCKNLLVFLACDQSKQENLFQRINEFLAWDSIVVDKEVLNLNTFQNKQASAKLKDADNTVKMLLQDSYQWLLIPEQPEPTGDIEWEEYRLQGKDSPVLQASRKLVNEEHLIITYAAARLTLEILNDYVWKNSNHIDLKTLWKYLTNYLYLPRLKNQQVLLDAIADGVGNLLWNENFAYATGFDETKQKYLGLEFGQRITPIISASSLLVKPDIAQQQIEKEVIPPLPPPIINPDPDESGDDEDEEEVTPPQPQPQLTQKRRFYGSVDLDSLRLIGHSQQIADEVLQHLTSLIGAKVKVTLEIEAEVTEGIPDHAIRTISENCKTLKFKSQGFEDE